CTCTGTCGGCTTGCTGTGTCACCTCTCCCCAGCGGGAGAGGTGAAGAATCAGAACGTCAGCGCCTTGACCTGCTTGACCTGCGGCAGGGCCTGCACCTTGGCGAGCAAATCGGCCGGCACCGCGCCGTCGACCTCGACCAGCGCGATGGCGTCGCCACCCTGCGAGACACGGCCGAGATGGAAGGTCGCGATGTTGATCTTGGCATCGCCGAGGAGGCCCGCGAACTTGCCGATGAAGCCCGGCTTGTCCTCGTTGGTGACGTAGATCATCGACTTGCCGAACTCGGCATCGACGCGGATGCCCTTGATGTCGACGAGGCGCGGCTTGCCGTCGTGATAGACGGTGCCTGAGACAGAGCGCTCCTGCCGTTCGGTCGCGACCGTGACGGTGATCAGGCTCTCATAGTCGCTCTGCGCGGCGCGGGTCACCTCGTCGACCACCATGCCGCGCTCCTTGGCGACGACGGGGGCGGAGACGACATTGACCTCGCCCAGCATCGGGCGCAGCAGGCCCGACAGCACCGCGGAGGTCAGCGCCTTGATCTTCATTTCGGCGACGTGACCCTCATAGGTGATCGTGACCTTAGAGATGCCGGTCTCGGTGAGCTGGCCGGCGAACGAGCCCAGCTTCTCGGCGAGCGTGATGAACGGCTTGAGCTTCGGCGCTTCTTCCGCGGTGATCGACGGGAAATTGATGGCGTTGGAGATCGCGCCGGAGATGAGGTAGTCCGACATCTGCTCGGCGACCTGGAGCGCGACGTTCTCCTGCGCTTCGGTGGTGGACGCACCGAGATGCGGCGTGCAGATCACGTTGGGATGGCCGAACAGCACGTTGGCGGTCGCGGGCTCCTCGACGAACACGTCGAAGGCGGCGCCGGCAATGTGCTTGGAATTGAGCGCATCGACCACGGCGTGCTCGTCGACGAGGCCGCCGCGGGCGCAGTTGATCAGGCGCACGCCCTTCTTCATCTTGGCGATCGCGGCCGCGTCGATGATGTTCCTGGTCTTCTCGGTCAGCGGCGTATGCAGCGTGATGAAGTCGGCGCGCTTGAGCAGATCATCGAGCTCCACCTTCTCGACGCCGATGTCCTTGGCACGCTCCGGCGACAGGAACGGATCGAACGCGACCACCTTCATGCGCAGGCCGAGCGCGCGGTCGGCGACGATCGAGCCGATGTTGCCGCAGCCGACCACGCCGAGCACCTTGCCGGTGATCTCGACGCCCATGAAGCGGTTCTTCTCCCACTTGCCGGCCTGGGTCGAGGCGTCGGCCTGCGGGATCTCGCGGGCCAGCGCCAGCATGAGCGTAATCGCATGCTCGGCAGTCGTGATCGAATTGCCGAACGGCGTGTTCATCACGATGATGCCCTTGGCCGTGGCGGCGGGGATCTCGACATTGTCGACGCCGATCCCGGCGCGGCCGATCACCTTGAGGTTGGTCGCCTTCTCCAGGATCTTCGCGGTCGCTTTCGTCGCGGAGCGGATCGCGAGGCCGTCGTAATTGCCGATGATCTCGGCGAGCTTGTCCTTGTCCTTGCCGAGGTTGGGCTGGAAGTCGACCTCGACGCCGCGATCCCTGAAGATCTGCACGGCGGCGGGAGAGAGCGCGTCGGAAATGAGAACTTTGGGTTTGGTCATGGGGATGATCCGTGGTGCGAGCTGCATTTACGGAACGTCATCCGCGGGCCTGACCCGCGGATCCATCTCTTGAGCGATGGATGACCGGGTCAAGCCCGGCCATGACGAGGATGGGGTGAAACGCGTTAAGCCGCCTTGGCCAGCGTGGCCTTGGTCTCGGCAAAAGCCCAATCGATCCACTGCGTCAGCAGCTCGACGTCCTTGGCCTCGACGGTGGCGCCGCACCAGATGCGGAGGCCCGCAGGCGCATCGCGATAGTACGCGAAGTCGTAGCCGGCACCTTCCTTCTCGACGAGAGCGACGAGCTTCTTGGAGAACTCGGCCTGCGCGTCGTCCGAGAGCGAGGTGATCGCGGGATCGGTGAACTTCAGGCACACGGAGGTATTGGAGCGGATCGCGGCGTCCTTGGCCAGGAAGTCGATCCAGGGCGTCTTCGCCTTCCAGTCGGCCAGCACCTTGGTGTTGGCATCGGCGCGCGCGATCAGCGCCTTGAGGCCGCCGATCGACTTGGCCCAGTTCAGTGCGTCCAGATAATCCTCGACGCAGAGCATCGACGGCGTGTTGATGGTCTCGCCGACGAAGATGCCTTCGTTGATCTTGCCGCCCTTGGTCATGCGGAAGATTTTCGGCAGCGGCCAGGCCGGCTTGTAGGTCTCGAGCCGTTCCACCGCGCGCGGCGACAGGATCAGCATGCCGTGCGCGGCTTCGCCGCCGAGCGCCTTCTGCCAGGAGAAGGTGACGACATCGAGCTTGGCCCAGTCGAGGGCTTGCGCGAACGCGGCCGAGGTCGCATCGCAAATGGTCAGGCCTTCGCGGGTCGCGCTGATCCAGTCGGCATCAGGCACGCGCACACCCGAGGTGGTGCCGTTCCAGGTGAAGACGACGTCGCTGTTGGGATCGACCTTGGAGAGATCGGGAATTTCACCGTAGCCAGCGTTCAGCTTGGTGACGTCCTTGAGCTTCAATTCC
The genomic region above belongs to Bradyrhizobium sp. CCBAU 53338 and contains:
- the serA gene encoding phosphoglycerate dehydrogenase, with protein sequence MTKPKVLISDALSPAAVQIFRDRGVEVDFQPNLGKDKDKLAEIIGNYDGLAIRSATKATAKILEKATNLKVIGRAGIGVDNVEIPAATAKGIIVMNTPFGNSITTAEHAITLMLALAREIPQADASTQAGKWEKNRFMGVEITGKVLGVVGCGNIGSIVADRALGLRMKVVAFDPFLSPERAKDIGVEKVELDDLLKRADFITLHTPLTEKTRNIIDAAAIAKMKKGVRLINCARGGLVDEHAVVDALNSKHIAGAAFDVFVEEPATANVLFGHPNVICTPHLGASTTEAQENVALQVAEQMSDYLISGAISNAINFPSITAEEAPKLKPFITLAEKLGSFAGQLTETGISKVTITYEGHVAEMKIKALTSAVLSGLLRPMLGEVNVVSAPVVAKERGMVVDEVTRAAQSDYESLITVTVATERQERSVSGTVYHDGKPRLVDIKGIRVDAEFGKSMIYVTNEDKPGFIGKFAGLLGDAKINIATFHLGRVSQGGDAIALVEVDGAVPADLLAKVQALPQVKQVKALTF
- a CDS encoding phosphoserine transaminase, producing the protein MTVAKPASRPTMPHFSSGPCAKRPGWNAQNLKDAALGRSHRAKVGKTKLKLAIDLTREVLEVPADYRIGIVPASDTGAVEMALWSLLGARPVTTLAWESFGEGWVSDIVKELKLKDVTKLNAGYGEIPDLSKVDPNSDVVFTWNGTTSGVRVPDADWISATREGLTICDATSAAFAQALDWAKLDVVTFSWQKALGGEAAHGMLILSPRAVERLETYKPAWPLPKIFRMTKGGKINEGIFVGETINTPSMLCVEDYLDALNWAKSIGGLKALIARADANTKVLADWKAKTPWIDFLAKDAAIRSNTSVCLKFTDPAITSLSDDAQAEFSKKLVALVEKEGAGYDFAYYRDAPAGLRIWCGATVEAKDVELLTQWIDWAFAETKATLAKAA